The proteins below come from a single Vibrio diazotrophicus genomic window:
- a CDS encoding rhodanese-like domain-containing protein has product MWKKLLSLLLGGAMALPAGSALASQRADAAWELIESGALVVDVRTPEEFAQGHLDNAINIPLNTVETGFADIAKDRSIVVYCRSGNRSGMAMESLVKQGFINVHNGGGLSEMQEAQLNQAPLN; this is encoded by the coding sequence ATGTGGAAAAAGCTATTAAGTTTACTTTTAGGCGGCGCAATGGCGTTACCAGCAGGTTCAGCTTTGGCATCACAGCGAGCTGATGCCGCATGGGAACTGATTGAGAGTGGCGCACTGGTTGTCGATGTTAGAACCCCTGAAGAGTTCGCTCAAGGTCACCTCGACAACGCGATTAATATTCCACTCAACACGGTTGAAACTGGTTTTGCAGATATCGCCAAAGATCGTTCAATTGTCGTTTACTGCCGCAGTGGAAACCGCTCGGGCATGGCGATGGAATCTCTTGTGAAACAGGGCTTCATCAATGTTCACAACGGTGGTGGCTTATCAGAAATGCAGGAAGCACAATTGAACCAAGCACCATTGAACTGA
- a CDS encoding IS481-like element ISVvu4 family transposase, whose translation MLHTSNPIIKHKAGLLNLAEELGNVSRACKVMGVSRDTFYRYQELVETGGIDALINRSRRAPNLKNRVDSETEQAVIKYAIDFPAHGQVRTSNELRKLGVFISPSGVRSIWLRNDLENFKKRLIALEKQVAENGIILTDEQVAALERKKHDDEACGEIETAHPGYLGSQDTFYVGNLKGVGRIYQQTFVDTYSKVAFAKLYTTKTPITAADILNDKVLPFFEAHELPMLRILTDRGTEYCGRVEQHDYQLYLAINDIDHTKTKAMSPQTNGICERFHKTILNEFYQVTFRKKLYGSIEELQKDLDEWMDYYNNHRTHQGKMCCGRTPIETLEDGKSIWAEKNLAQI comes from the coding sequence ATGCTTCATACTAGCAATCCAATTATCAAACACAAAGCGGGCCTTCTCAATCTTGCAGAAGAACTCGGTAATGTATCTAGAGCCTGTAAGGTTATGGGGGTATCAAGAGATACTTTCTACCGTTATCAAGAGTTGGTTGAGACGGGGGGTATTGATGCTCTGATTAACCGTAGCCGAAGAGCACCGAATTTGAAGAACCGTGTTGATAGTGAAACTGAGCAAGCCGTTATCAAATACGCCATCGACTTCCCAGCTCATGGACAAGTTAGAACGAGTAATGAATTACGTAAATTGGGAGTGTTTATCTCTCCAAGTGGCGTACGCTCAATCTGGCTTCGCAATGACCTAGAGAACTTCAAGAAACGTCTTATCGCACTGGAGAAACAGGTCGCAGAGAACGGTATTATCCTAACAGACGAGCAAGTTGCGGCTCTTGAGCGTAAGAAGCACGATGATGAGGCTTGTGGTGAGATAGAAACAGCGCATCCAGGTTATCTCGGCTCTCAAGACACATTCTATGTTGGCAACTTGAAAGGTGTTGGTCGCATCTATCAACAAACCTTCGTTGATACCTACAGTAAAGTCGCCTTTGCCAAGCTCTACACAACGAAAACACCAATCACCGCAGCGGATATATTGAATGATAAGGTTCTACCGTTCTTTGAGGCGCATGAACTGCCAATGCTGCGAATCTTGACTGACCGAGGCACTGAATACTGTGGTCGTGTTGAGCAGCACGATTACCAGCTCTACCTAGCCATTAATGATATCGACCACACGAAAACTAAAGCGATGTCACCACAAACAAATGGTATCTGCGAGCGCTTCCACAAGACCATATTGAATGAGTTCTACCAAGTGACATTCAGAAAGAAACTGTATGGTTCTATCGAAGAGTTGCAGAAAGATCTGGACGAATGGATGGACTACTACAACAATCACCGTACTCATCAAGGAAAAATGTGCTGTGGCAGAACGCCGATAGAAACATTAGAGGATGGGAAATCAATCTGGGCTGAAAAGAATCTAGCCCAGATATAA
- a CDS encoding YbhB/YbcL family Raf kinase inhibitor-like protein: MKVISTSILALSLTTLGSAQAFELNSSDIQEGYPMAKTFEYNSWGCSGNNQSPQLTWKDAPSGTKSFAITVYDPDAPTGSGFWHWVAFNIPTSVNELPRGVNIKHLGGIESRIDYGTAGFGGACPPQGHGMHRYQFTVWALPTEKLELNENTPAAVVGFTLNSIALDKAKLTATYTR, translated from the coding sequence ATGAAAGTAATCAGTACGTCTATATTGGCACTAAGTTTGACAACTTTGGGCTCAGCTCAAGCCTTTGAATTAAATAGTAGTGATATTCAAGAAGGTTATCCTATGGCTAAGACCTTTGAATATAATAGCTGGGGTTGTAGCGGTAATAACCAGTCACCTCAACTAACCTGGAAAGACGCTCCATCAGGTACTAAGAGCTTTGCAATCACAGTTTATGACCCCGATGCACCCACAGGCAGCGGATTTTGGCACTGGGTCGCATTCAACATTCCAACTTCAGTCAACGAACTACCACGAGGCGTAAACATTAAACATCTGGGTGGCATCGAGTCTCGTATAGATTATGGTACCGCTGGCTTTGGTGGTGCCTGTCCTCCTCAAGGGCATGGTATGCACCGTTACCAATTTACTGTGTGGGCATTGCCTACAGAAAAACTAGAACTTAACGAAAACACTCCAGCGGCTGTGGTCGGCTTTACGTTGAACAGTATCGCTTTAGACAAAGCCAAGTTAACCGCTACTTATACACGTTAA
- a CDS encoding NYN domain-containing protein codes for MQEKEKIALFIDADNAPAPKIDKVLSELARYGVVNIRKAYGNWTNPTLKSWQEVLHEFAIQPIQQFDLTKGKNATDMALVIDVMDILYTKDIDVICLVSSDCDFTPLVTRALADGKFVIGFGERKAALPFVNSCSRFLYLDDEKEEQPVQKQTRSIKGDTRLINLLRQAIEAVGDDDGWAMLGPIGTHISNHASFDQRNYGFKKLSDLFQAIDLFEMKKTNGSVLWVRDKKKTKTLANKVN; via the coding sequence ATGCAAGAAAAAGAGAAAATCGCATTGTTTATAGATGCGGATAATGCACCCGCCCCCAAAATAGATAAGGTCCTATCAGAGTTAGCGCGATACGGTGTAGTTAATATAAGGAAAGCATACGGAAACTGGACGAATCCCACTCTAAAGTCTTGGCAAGAAGTTCTCCACGAATTTGCAATTCAGCCCATTCAGCAATTTGATCTTACAAAAGGAAAAAACGCAACAGATATGGCATTAGTCATAGACGTGATGGACATACTGTATACCAAAGATATTGATGTTATATGCTTAGTTTCGTCTGATTGTGATTTTACTCCATTAGTTACAAGAGCACTTGCGGATGGAAAATTTGTGATCGGTTTTGGTGAGCGTAAAGCCGCTTTACCATTTGTAAATAGTTGTTCACGTTTCTTATATCTAGACGATGAAAAGGAAGAACAACCAGTACAGAAACAAACTAGAAGTATCAAAGGCGATACGCGCCTAATTAATCTCTTAAGACAAGCCATAGAAGCTGTGGGAGACGATGACGGGTGGGCGATGCTTGGGCCTATAGGTACGCATATATCTAATCACGCTTCATTTGATCAAAGAAACTACGGATTTAAAAAGCTAAGTGACCTTTTTCAAGCAATAGACCTTTTTGAAATGAAAAAGACGAATGGTTCTGTGCTGTGGGTTCGAGACAAAAAGAAGACAAAGACATTGGCAAATAAGGTGAATTAA
- a CDS encoding helix-turn-helix transcriptional regulator codes for MQANDLIRDFPDKQFITKTTTMTSGYIDDFHSHPWHQIIFPRQGLLQSDISDKSGIVPHNGMLFIPANTIHKSVAITDTQFLAIYLNPNKHVQYGREPKSCQVSAFLKELILFLFESDTLLQSEYNLAHLLTVLRDQIEAANSYEIPLLIPTDKRLLSIFLQLKQQPDLPFTLKEWAKKVGASERTLSRLCAKEFSQSFSLWRQNIRLVLSLPLLSSKMSIQEIAMELGYASDSSYVQAFKKLFNQTPRKYRTANL; via the coding sequence ATGCAAGCTAACGACTTAATCAGAGATTTTCCGGATAAACAATTTATAACCAAAACAACTACCATGACCTCTGGTTATATTGATGATTTCCATTCACATCCATGGCACCAAATAATCTTTCCACGTCAAGGGTTGTTACAATCAGATATTAGTGATAAAAGTGGAATAGTCCCTCACAATGGTATGCTCTTTATCCCCGCCAATACCATTCATAAATCTGTTGCAATTACCGACACACAATTTTTAGCGATTTACCTCAACCCTAACAAACATGTTCAGTATGGAAGGGAGCCTAAATCCTGTCAGGTAAGCGCCTTCCTCAAAGAGTTGATACTGTTTTTGTTTGAAAGCGATACGCTCTTACAGTCGGAATACAATTTGGCACATTTGTTAACGGTCTTACGAGATCAAATCGAGGCAGCAAACAGTTATGAAATACCACTTCTCATCCCAACGGACAAACGCCTTTTATCTATTTTTCTACAGCTTAAACAGCAACCTGACTTACCGTTTACGTTAAAAGAATGGGCAAAAAAAGTCGGAGCATCTGAGCGCACATTATCCAGATTATGTGCGAAAGAGTTCTCTCAATCATTTTCTCTGTGGCGACAAAATATAAGGCTGGTTTTATCTCTGCCATTATTAAGCTCGAAAATGAGCATACAGGAAATTGCAATGGAGTTGGGGTATGCATCTGATTCATCCTATGTACAGGCTTTTAAAAAGCTGTTTAATCAGACACCAAGAAAATACCGCACTGCAAACCTATAA
- a CDS encoding type 1 glutamine amidotransferase, which produces MRIHFIIHENFEAPGAYESWAKARGYTTTYSRVYDGDSLPEKVDDIDFLIVMGGPQDPVTTIEQCAHFDAKGEQAVITKAIDAGKVVLGICLGSQLIGEALGAQYEHSPEREIGKFPITLTKDGVTHPLFDHFGTVLEVGHWHNDMPGLTPDAKIIAYSEGCPRQIVAYSDLVFGFQCHMELTKDVVALLIENDDLSEAANYRFVDEPEVLMNHDYDEMNQKLHEFLDKLAKSYQA; this is translated from the coding sequence ATGCGTATTCACTTTATCATCCATGAAAATTTTGAAGCTCCGGGCGCTTATGAGTCCTGGGCTAAAGCTCGCGGTTACACCACGACTTATTCTCGGGTTTATGATGGTGACTCTCTTCCGGAAAAAGTAGATGATATCGATTTTCTGATTGTCATGGGTGGCCCACAAGATCCCGTAACCACTATCGAGCAATGTGCTCACTTCGATGCTAAAGGTGAACAGGCGGTAATTACAAAAGCGATTGATGCAGGAAAAGTCGTACTTGGTATTTGTTTGGGATCTCAACTCATTGGTGAAGCATTAGGTGCTCAATATGAGCATAGCCCTGAACGGGAAATCGGTAAGTTCCCTATCACGCTAACTAAAGACGGTGTTACCCATCCACTGTTTGACCATTTTGGCACCGTTCTGGAAGTGGGCCATTGGCACAACGATATGCCGGGACTGACTCCAGACGCAAAAATCATTGCGTACAGTGAAGGCTGTCCTCGACAAATCGTTGCTTATAGCGATTTAGTGTTTGGTTTTCAGTGTCATATGGAATTGACTAAAGATGTTGTAGCGTTGCTCATCGAAAATGATGATCTCAGCGAGGCCGCAAACTATCGTTTTGTTGATGAACCTGAAGTACTAATGAATCATGACTATGACGAGATGAACCAAAAGCTACACGAATTTTTGGATAAACTAGCGAAATCGTATCAAGCATAA
- a CDS encoding LysE family translocator, with the protein MNIDFQTYIPILAITGAITLGAMSPGPSFIFVARRAISLSRRHGICTALGMGTGALVLSVAALLGLQTIFSLMPVSYLIFKIAGGYYLLFLAFGIVRSDRVPLQTIDATRCQDIPLFRSYLLGLGIQLSNPKTAIVFASVFTTFLPQNIPTYFYIAVPICTFLSNAGWYLIVALVLSASRPRQAYLRFKKFIDYLSGSVIGGLGLKLIISR; encoded by the coding sequence ATGAATATTGATTTTCAAACATACATACCAATATTGGCAATTACTGGAGCGATTACTCTCGGCGCTATGAGTCCGGGTCCCAGCTTTATTTTTGTTGCCAGACGAGCAATTTCACTTTCAAGGCGGCATGGAATTTGTACCGCATTAGGTATGGGGACGGGAGCTTTAGTTCTATCGGTTGCTGCCTTACTTGGATTACAAACGATTTTTAGCCTGATGCCGGTAAGCTATTTAATATTTAAAATTGCAGGAGGATACTACCTCCTGTTTTTGGCATTTGGAATCGTGAGATCAGATCGAGTTCCGTTACAGACTATAGATGCCACAAGATGCCAAGACATCCCCTTATTTCGTTCGTACTTATTAGGTTTAGGAATCCAACTCAGCAACCCTAAAACAGCCATCGTATTTGCCAGCGTATTTACAACATTCCTTCCACAAAACATACCTACGTATTTCTATATTGCAGTACCAATCTGCACATTTTTGAGTAATGCAGGATGGTATCTAATCGTTGCATTAGTCTTATCTGCTTCACGTCCTCGTCAAGCGTACTTAAGATTTAAAAAATTTATTGATTATTTGTCTGGGTCAGTGATAGGAGGGTTAGGGTTGAAATTAATCATCAGTCGCTAA
- a CDS encoding amidohydrolase, giving the protein MSQTTWSDFRRTLHQYPELSNHEHQTAHRVKDVFKRFQPDETVSSLGGHGVAFVFNGFKKGPTTLIRCELDALPIEECNDFAHRSVHQGVSHKCGHDGHMAIVTALGEMLSENKPKSGRVILAFQPAEETGEGAINMVNDPSFSNYLPDFAFALHNYPGLELGHVAVKSGSFNCASRGMLIRLKGKTSHAAHPENGVSPALAMCSIIESLAALPETLTQRSWVTVIHASLGEIAFGTSPGDAVVMATLRSETNEAMESLVHAATEIAQELAQQHGLTWSLEWQDVFQASVNSQLGAELVVKACQSTQTPCHILKEPMRWSEDFGQFTAVAKEGAMFVLGSGSKSPQLHNPDYDFPDELIPVGKAVFADLIEQINGLNRA; this is encoded by the coding sequence ATGTCTCAAACAACGTGGAGTGATTTTAGACGCACGCTGCACCAGTATCCTGAACTCTCAAACCATGAGCATCAAACCGCTCATCGTGTCAAAGATGTGTTTAAGCGTTTCCAGCCGGATGAAACGGTTTCTTCTCTTGGCGGCCATGGGGTTGCTTTCGTCTTTAACGGTTTCAAAAAAGGGCCCACAACCTTAATTCGTTGTGAGTTGGATGCATTACCTATCGAAGAGTGTAATGACTTCGCTCATCGCTCGGTTCATCAGGGCGTGTCGCACAAGTGTGGTCATGATGGACATATGGCAATTGTGACGGCATTAGGTGAAATGCTCTCCGAAAACAAACCGAAATCTGGTCGCGTTATTCTCGCTTTTCAACCAGCAGAAGAGACGGGAGAAGGGGCTATCAATATGGTGAATGACCCTTCGTTTTCCAATTATCTACCGGACTTCGCTTTTGCTTTGCATAATTATCCGGGTCTGGAGTTAGGGCATGTAGCGGTAAAATCCGGTTCTTTTAATTGCGCTTCTCGCGGGATGCTCATTCGCCTCAAAGGGAAAACCTCTCATGCAGCTCATCCTGAGAATGGAGTCAGCCCTGCTTTGGCGATGTGCAGCATTATTGAATCCTTGGCTGCCTTACCTGAAACCCTTACTCAAAGAAGTTGGGTGACCGTTATTCATGCATCTCTTGGCGAAATTGCTTTTGGTACATCACCGGGTGATGCCGTGGTTATGGCGACCCTACGCAGCGAAACCAACGAAGCAATGGAGAGTTTGGTTCATGCCGCAACAGAAATAGCGCAGGAACTGGCCCAGCAACATGGGCTGACGTGGTCGCTGGAATGGCAGGATGTTTTTCAGGCCAGTGTGAACTCGCAACTTGGTGCCGAGCTGGTGGTGAAAGCGTGTCAAAGCACTCAGACACCTTGCCATATTCTTAAGGAACCAATGCGCTGGTCGGAAGATTTCGGACAGTTTACAGCGGTTGCAAAAGAGGGCGCGATGTTTGTGCTCGGCTCAGGCAGTAAAAGCCCACAACTTCATAACCCCGATTACGATTTCCCAGATGAGTTAATACCAGTTGGTAAAGCGGTATTTGCAGATCTTATCGAACAGATTAATGGTTTAAATAGAGCTTAA
- a CDS encoding heme-degrading domain-containing protein, with protein MSYTLDSLIEQEQQLELEYFNQDVAWQLGSCIKTLAEKKGASISIEVFGFGQTLFQYCMMGSSADQLDWIRRKRNSVLCYGKSTYYLSLYNEGKKRVFETQPHIDPNEYCAHGGSFPIRIKGSGLVGAVKASGLASLEDHELVTEAMKQALESQKAQ; from the coding sequence ATGAGTTACACCCTAGACAGCTTGATTGAACAGGAACAGCAGCTTGAGTTGGAATATTTCAACCAAGATGTTGCTTGGCAGTTGGGCTCCTGTATTAAAACGCTTGCCGAGAAAAAAGGCGCATCAATATCGATAGAAGTGTTTGGTTTCGGCCAAACCTTATTTCAATATTGCATGATGGGTTCGAGTGCCGATCAGCTGGATTGGATTCGTCGCAAGCGTAATTCAGTGCTGTGTTATGGCAAAAGTACTTACTACTTGTCACTCTACAATGAGGGGAAGAAGCGAGTATTTGAAACTCAGCCACACATTGACCCGAATGAATACTGTGCTCACGGCGGCTCATTCCCAATCCGAATCAAAGGTTCTGGTTTAGTGGGGGCGGTAAAGGCATCTGGGTTGGCTTCGTTGGAAGATCACGAGCTGGTAACCGAAGCAATGAAGCAAGCGCTGGAATCTCAAAAAGCACAATAA
- a CDS encoding oxidoreductase: protein MNFTPVKTAVIGYGFSAKTFHLPFIKALPELELSAISSSQQASVEADWPQAKWFANANELLDNSDAELVIITAPNDVHYSLTKRALENGKHVIVEKPFVTRVEEGEELIALAEEKGLVLSVFHNRRWDGDLLTVKKLIDEGRLGEVKLFESHFDRYRPEVRQRWREMSADGGGILFDLAPHLLDQALMLFGMPQAINAQCRNMRPGSTTNDYFNLILHYPERLVHLHGNMYSPEPNLRYKVLGTLGKYEKYGLDPQEQCLKDGVEPNASGWAKEEESSYGKLYLENESHTITTEHGCYEMYFKAVASAIRLGTENPVPATEALKNITLIQMAMESSETGQTLTVNL from the coding sequence ATGAATTTCACTCCAGTAAAAACAGCCGTTATTGGTTACGGCTTTTCCGCAAAAACCTTCCATCTTCCATTTATCAAAGCGTTACCAGAATTAGAGTTATCCGCTATCAGCTCCAGTCAACAAGCGAGTGTGGAAGCTGACTGGCCGCAAGCGAAGTGGTTTGCTAATGCGAATGAATTACTAGATAACAGTGATGCTGAGCTGGTGATCATCACCGCGCCAAACGATGTGCATTACTCACTGACAAAACGCGCTCTGGAAAATGGCAAACACGTTATCGTTGAAAAGCCGTTTGTTACTCGAGTGGAAGAGGGTGAAGAGCTGATTGCTCTGGCTGAAGAGAAAGGACTTGTGCTGAGTGTGTTCCACAATCGCCGCTGGGATGGTGATCTTCTTACAGTGAAAAAACTCATTGACGAGGGCCGCCTTGGTGAAGTGAAACTGTTTGAATCTCACTTCGATCGCTACCGTCCGGAAGTTCGTCAACGCTGGAGAGAAATGTCCGCTGACGGCGGCGGTATTCTGTTTGATCTAGCGCCTCATTTGCTGGATCAGGCGCTTATGTTGTTCGGGATGCCACAAGCCATCAATGCACAATGCAGAAACATGCGCCCGGGTTCGACCACTAACGACTACTTTAATCTTATTTTGCATTATCCAGAACGTCTGGTTCACCTGCACGGTAACATGTATAGCCCAGAGCCGAACTTACGATACAAGGTATTAGGCACCTTGGGTAAATATGAAAAATATGGATTAGACCCGCAAGAGCAGTGCCTAAAAGATGGCGTGGAACCCAACGCATCAGGCTGGGCGAAAGAAGAGGAATCTTCGTACGGCAAACTGTATCTGGAAAATGAATCTCACACGATTACAACCGAACACGGCTGCTACGAAATGTACTTTAAGGCTGTTGCATCGGCTATTCGTCTTGGAACAGAAAACCCTGTACCAGCGACGGAAGCACTGAAAAATATCACCTTAATTCAGATGGCGATGGAAAGCAGCGAAACGGGTCAAACGCTAACGGTGAACCTATGA
- the pncB gene encoding nicotinate phosphoribosyltransferase has product MSNRLFSPQIIRSLLDLDAYKINMMQAIHSNYPDAQVRYELIVRSDEDVSDLLEEVGEEIALLSSLRFSDADIAYLGAHFPHLKPSFIQSLRYFHFQPERQVELDVVKQDGKHQLRISIQGSWRDTILYETIVMAIVSEVRNRRRWADVPAELPMQVFAEKIALLKAEIAKRGITNFSLTEMGTRRRFSGQVQRDVMAHLKKEIPELLLGTSNCHFAREFHLKPIGTIAHEWFMGHQALVNVRDSQRVALEQWLNAFEGQIAIAPTDTLTIDAFISDFNMHLAKAYSGVRHDSGCPFKWGDRMIAHYESLGIDPKTKIFIFSNGLNFNEALDLCEYFAGRVQISFGIGTFLTNDLAGWQNEQGKSYKPLSIVIKLTECNGRPVAKISDEPEKAMCEDPLFLANLKRRFDIEVDIDALIKSLKKQKQTKHKYIVAA; this is encoded by the coding sequence ATGAGCAATCGCCTATTCTCTCCTCAAATCATCCGCAGCCTATTGGATTTAGATGCCTATAAAATCAATATGATGCAGGCGATTCATTCCAATTATCCTGATGCACAAGTGCGTTATGAACTGATTGTTCGTAGCGATGAAGATGTCAGTGACTTACTGGAAGAAGTTGGTGAAGAAATTGCTCTTCTGTCTTCTTTAAGATTCTCGGATGCCGATATTGCGTATTTAGGCGCTCATTTCCCGCATTTGAAACCGTCGTTCATTCAGTCTTTACGCTATTTCCACTTCCAGCCTGAACGTCAGGTTGAGTTAGACGTGGTTAAACAGGACGGTAAACATCAGCTGCGAATCAGCATTCAAGGTTCTTGGCGTGACACCATCTTGTACGAAACCATAGTGATGGCGATTGTGTCTGAAGTTCGCAACCGTCGCCGTTGGGCGGATGTGCCTGCTGAACTGCCAATGCAAGTGTTTGCCGAGAAAATAGCGTTGCTGAAAGCAGAAATCGCTAAACGCGGCATTACCAATTTCTCACTAACCGAAATGGGGACGCGTCGCCGCTTCTCCGGTCAGGTACAAAGAGATGTGATGGCACATCTGAAAAAAGAAATACCAGAATTGTTATTGGGTACCAGTAACTGCCATTTTGCCCGTGAGTTTCATTTAAAACCGATTGGCACTATCGCCCACGAGTGGTTCATGGGGCATCAAGCATTGGTGAATGTGCGTGATTCTCAGCGCGTGGCTCTTGAGCAATGGCTAAACGCATTTGAAGGCCAGATCGCTATTGCACCAACAGATACACTCACGATTGATGCTTTCATCAGTGACTTCAATATGCATCTAGCCAAAGCCTACAGTGGCGTTAGACACGATTCCGGTTGCCCGTTTAAGTGGGGCGACCGAATGATTGCTCACTATGAGAGCCTTGGTATTGACCCGAAAACGAAGATCTTCATTTTCTCCAATGGATTGAACTTCAATGAAGCGTTGGATCTGTGCGAATATTTTGCAGGTCGAGTTCAGATTTCCTTCGGTATCGGTACGTTTTTGACTAACGATCTCGCAGGTTGGCAAAATGAACAGGGCAAGAGCTACAAGCCGCTTTCTATCGTGATTAAGTTGACAGAGTGCAATGGCAGACCTGTGGCGAAGATCAGTGATGAGCCGGAAAAAGCCATGTGTGAAGACCCGCTGTTTCTCGCCAACCTTAAGCGCAGATTCGATATTGAAGTCGATATCGATGCCTTGATTAAATCGCTCAAGAAACAAAAGCAGACTAAGCATAAGTACATCGTCGCTGCTTAA